In Balaenoptera musculus isolate JJ_BM4_2016_0621 chromosome 17, mBalMus1.pri.v3, whole genome shotgun sequence, a genomic segment contains:
- the PTP4A3 gene encoding protein tyrosine phosphatase type IVA 3, giving the protein MARMNRPAPVEVSYKNMRFLITHNPTNATLSSFIADLKKYGATTVVRVCEVTYDKAPLEKDGITVVDWPFDDGAPPPGRVVEDWLSLLKTKFCDDPGSCVAVHCVAGLGRAPVLVALALIESGMKYEDAIQFIRQKRRGAINSKQLTYLEKYRPKQRLRFKDPHAHKTKCCVM; this is encoded by the exons ATGGCGCGGATGAACCGGCCGGCCCCCGTGGAGGTCAGCTACAAGAACATGCGCTTCCTCATCACGCACAACCCCACCAACGCCACCCTCAGCAGCTTCATCGCG GACCTGAAGAAGTACGGGGCCACCACCGTGGTGCGTGTGTGCGAAGTGACCTATGACAAGGCCCCGCTGGAGAAGGATGGCATCACCGTCGTG GACTGGCCGTTTGACGACGGGGCGCCTCCACCCGGCAGGGTGGTGGAGGACTGGCTGAGCCTGCTGAAGACCAAGTTCTGTGACGACCCCGGCAGCTGTGTGGCCGTGCACTGTGTGGCCGGCCTGGGACG GGCTCCGGTCCTCGTGGCTCTGGCCCTCATCGAGAGCGGGATGAAGTACGAGGACGCCATCCAGTTCATCCGACA GAAGCGGCGTGGAGCCATCAACAGCAAACAGCTTACCTACCTGGAAAAATACCGGCCTAAGCAGAGACTGCGGTTCAAGGACCCACACGCGCACAAGACCAAGTGCTGTGTCATGTAG